One Manihot esculenta cultivar AM560-2 chromosome 18, M.esculenta_v8, whole genome shotgun sequence genomic window carries:
- the LOC110605825 gene encoding probable methyltransferase At1g29790, with protein MGSVSLNIGDGTAKFKRATVCSSAVNILMIFSVISTNLFALYAFTSSPKHQSHVLHNTHKNFSLISEHVSLILKEIDSSQKKLAKMEKELLGYETIDISRPNIANELKFFLQHHQLPLGKDSRTGITEMVASVGHSCEKSADLLSQYMTYKVSGPCPDDWSLGQKLILRGCEPLPRRRCFAKPVSKVGLSPFPISLWKPVSEKILTWSGIGCKNFECLNKKKLSRECVGCFDLANGYENQKYVKATSKSDFVIDDVLALASGGIRIGFDIAGGSGTFAARMAERNVTVVTNTLNIDAPFSEFIAARGLFPLYLSLDHRFPFYDNVFDLVHASSGLDMGGKPEKLEFLMFDIDRILRAGGLFWLDNFFCSDEEKKKTLTRLIERFGYKKLKWVVGDKVDTAGSGKSEIYLSAVLQKPARG; from the coding sequence ATGGGATCCGTGTCGCTGAATATTGGAGATGGCACAGCCAAATTCAAGAGAGCTACTGTGTGCTCCTCAGCAGTTAACATTCTTATGATCTTCTCTGTTATCTCCACCAATCTCTTTGCTTTATATGCCTTCACATCCTCTCCCAAACACCAAAGTCATGTCCTTCATAACACCCACAAGAACTTCTCTTTAATCTCTGAACACGTCTCTCTTATCCTTAAGGAGATTGATTCTTCCCAAAAAAAGCTTGCTAAGATGGAAAAAGAGCTCTTAGGGTATGAAACCATCGATATCTCAAGGCCCAATATTGCAAATGAGCTCAAATTTTTCCTACAGCATCACCAGCTGCCTCTTGGTAAAGATTCAAGAACTGGGATTACTGAAATGGTGGCATCTGTGGGGCATTCTTGTGAGAAATCTGCAGATCTGTTGTCTCAGTACATGACTTACAAGGTCTCTGGGCCTTGTCCCGATGATTGGAGCCTTGGCCAGAAGCTGATTTTGCGTGGATGCGAACCTTTACCGAGGAGGAGATGCTTTGCCAAGCCTGTTTCTAAGGTGGGTCTTTCCCCTTTTCCTATTTCACTATGGAAGCCTGTCAGTGAAAAGATTCTAACTTGGAGTGGTATTGGTTGCAAGAATTTTGAGTgcttaaataaaaagaaattgagtaGGGAATGTGTTGGTTGCTTTGATTTGGCTAATGGGTATGAAAATCAAAAGTATGTTAAGGCTACAAGCAAGAGTGATTTTGTTATTGATGATGTGTTAGCTTTAGCAAGTGGAGGAATTAGAATAGGATTTGATATTGCTGGTGGGTCTGGTACTTTTGCTGCTAGAATGGCAGAGAGAAACGTAACTGTGGTCACTAACACTTTAAACATCGATGCTCCATTTAGCGAATTCATTGCAGCAAGAGGGCTTTTCCCGCTGTATTTGAGCCTAGATCATAGATTCCCTTTCTATGATAATGTGTTTGATCTGGTCCATGCGTCCAGTGGACTAGATATGGGGGGGAAACCTGAGAAATTGGAGTTCTTAATGTTTGACATTGACCGCATTTTGAGAGCTGGTGGATTGTTTTGGTTGGATAACTTCTTTTGCAGTgatgaggagaagaagaagacgtTAACTAGGTTGATAGAGCGGTTTGGTTATAAGAAGCTGAAATGGGTTGTGGGAGACAAGGTAGATACAGCTGGTTCAGGCAAAtctgaaatttatttatctgCAGTGCTGCAAAAGCCAGCAAGAGGGTGA
- the LOC110606590 gene encoding uncharacterized protein LOC110606590, translating into MAPPPGPYSGTSTLALVARASAFSLGLVYGSLKLKILKMKTKSHKNSEAKAHH; encoded by the exons ATGGCGCCACCTCCAGGTCCATACTCCGGCACCAGCACTCTCGCTCTG GTGGCTCGAGCGTCAGCATTCAGTTTAGGTCTGGTGTATGGAAGTTTGAAGCTGAAGATTCTAAAG ATGAAGACTAAGTCGCATAAGAATTCTGAAGCTAAGGCACATCATTGA
- the LOC110606589 gene encoding uncharacterized protein LOC110606589 isoform X2 has product MGASSSTEKKSASEQREVESLAASTGFLPMLQNSFAKLVDPQTNAIPLQSLPQVFCLNFKNLDCEAPNFPDSFLGLLDHLGESIVELFFISEKGGVSWIEFLSGYLRCCGRMPSSVALNTLLRVFATAFTKAGLPLTLEFESSVDDCKISGSFLATDVRMLLWMCWTMLWDSRTSRCKKGKENLCLPDVSHLILSAVSSCTQVDSGLNLWDCDISALEVELPVGKFLTWALTTVPSLTDCFTQFVIARLQSSVSSEDNSEPSSSLLEIPPRDVCDIHLLTHGRAWAISLTLSGTISAEILKPYLPSDSDGTLENLLYRSSLHGRGLNRFWSNIEGYHGPLLFLVSATSGDLHGDATSNRKWIIGALTQQGFENRDTFYGSSGSLYAISPTFHVFPPSGKDKNFVYSRLHPTGRAYEPHPKPVGIAFGGTIGNERIHIDEDFARVTVRHHAADRTYQPGSLFPSQGFLAVEALISEVEVWGLGGRTAKKVQASHKKREELFIEQRRKVDLKTFASWEDSPEKMMMDMMSDPNAVRREDR; this is encoded by the exons ATGGGAGCATCATCTTcaacagagaagaagagtgcGAGCGAACAACGAGAGGTGGAAAGTCTGGCTGCTTCCACAGGTTTTTTGCCGATGCTTCAAAATTCTTTCGCCAAGCTGGTCGATCCTCAAACAAATGCCATCCCTCTCCAATCCCTTCCG CAAGTCttctgtttaaattttaaaaacctaGATTGTGAAGCACCCAACTTTCCTGATTCCTTTCTGGGATTATTGGATCATTTGGGGGAATCCATAGTGGAATTATTTTTCATCTCTGAGAAAGGAGGAGTCAGTTGGATAGAGTTTTTGAGCGGTTATTTGCGATGTTGTGGGAGGATGCCTTCCTCAGTGGCGCTCAATACTTTGCTGAGAGTATTTGCGACAGCCTTTACAAAAGCCGGTCTTCCTTTGACACTGGAGTTCGAATCCAGCGTTGATGATTGTAAGATAAGTGGGTCTTTTCTAGCCACTGACGTTCGTATGCTTCTCTGGATGTGTTGGACTATGTTGTGGGATTCCAGAACTTCAAGATGTAAAAAAGGCAAAGAAAATCTCTGTCTTCCAGATGTTAGTCACCTAATACTATCAGCAGTTTCTTCATGTACTCAAGTAGACAGTGGTTTGAATTTGTGGGATTGTGACATCTCAGCCTTGGAAGTTGAGCTTCCTGTTGGGAAGTTTCTTACCTGGGCATTGACAACAGTACCAAGCCTTACAGATTGCTTCACACAATTTGTTATTGCGAGACTTCAAAGTTCAGTTTCTTCAGAG GATAACTCAGAACCTTCATCTTCATTATTAGAAATCCCTCCAAGAGATGTATGCGATATTCACCTACTGACTCATGGAAGAGCGTGGGCAATTTCTCTTACACTCAGTGGTACAATAAGTGCAGAGATTTTGAAACCGTACTTACCTAGTGACAGTGATGGGACATTGGAAAATCTTCTATACCG ATCTTCTCTTCATGGGAGAGGCTTGAACAGATTTTGGTCTAACATTGAGGGTTATCATGGGCCATTGctatttttagtttctgctacTTCTGGAGATCTCCATGGGGATGCTACCAGTAACAGAAAATGGATCATAGGTGCACTTACACAGCAGGGTTTTGAAAATAGGGATACGTTCTACGGAAGCTCTGGAAGTCTATATGCTATAAGTCCAACCTTCCATGTTTTTCCACCTTCTG GGAAAGATAAGAACTTTGTTTACAGCCGCTTGCATCCTACTGGCCGAGCCTATGAGCCACATCCCAAGCCTGTGGGAATTGCGTTTGGAGGAACCATCGGGAATGAAAGAATACACATAGATGAAGATTTTGCTAGAGTTACTGTTCGCCATCATGCAGCTGACAGAACTTACCAACCTGGTTCCCTTTTCCCATCTCAG GGTTTTCTCGCTGTTGAAGCTTTGATCTCTGAAGTTGAAGTCTGGGGATTGGGTGGGAGGACAGCAAAGAAAGTCCAAGCATCACATAAGAAAAGAGAGGAACTTTTCATTGAGCAAAGACGCAAG GTTGACTTGAAAACATTTGCAAGCTGGGAGGATTCTCCTGAGAAGATGATGATGGATATGATGTCCGACCCCAATGCAGTACGCAGGGAAGATCGCTAA
- the LOC110606589 gene encoding uncharacterized protein LOC110606589 isoform X1: MGASSSTEKKSASEQREVESLAASTGFLPMLQNSFAKLVDPQTNAIPLQSLPQVFCLNFKNLDCEAPNFPDSFLGLLDHLGESIVELFFISEKGGVSWIEFLSGYLRCCGRMPSSVALNTLLRVFATAFTKAGLPLTLEFESSVDDCKISGSFLATDVRMLLWMCWTMLWDSRTSRCKKGKENLCLPDVSHLILSAVSSCTQVDSGLNLWDCDISALEVELPVGKFLTWALTTVPSLTDCFTQFVIARLQSSVSSEQDNSEPSSSLLEIPPRDVCDIHLLTHGRAWAISLTLSGTISAEILKPYLPSDSDGTLENLLYRSSLHGRGLNRFWSNIEGYHGPLLFLVSATSGDLHGDATSNRKWIIGALTQQGFENRDTFYGSSGSLYAISPTFHVFPPSGKDKNFVYSRLHPTGRAYEPHPKPVGIAFGGTIGNERIHIDEDFARVTVRHHAADRTYQPGSLFPSQGFLAVEALISEVEVWGLGGRTAKKVQASHKKREELFIEQRRKVDLKTFASWEDSPEKMMMDMMSDPNAVRREDR; the protein is encoded by the exons ATGGGAGCATCATCTTcaacagagaagaagagtgcGAGCGAACAACGAGAGGTGGAAAGTCTGGCTGCTTCCACAGGTTTTTTGCCGATGCTTCAAAATTCTTTCGCCAAGCTGGTCGATCCTCAAACAAATGCCATCCCTCTCCAATCCCTTCCG CAAGTCttctgtttaaattttaaaaacctaGATTGTGAAGCACCCAACTTTCCTGATTCCTTTCTGGGATTATTGGATCATTTGGGGGAATCCATAGTGGAATTATTTTTCATCTCTGAGAAAGGAGGAGTCAGTTGGATAGAGTTTTTGAGCGGTTATTTGCGATGTTGTGGGAGGATGCCTTCCTCAGTGGCGCTCAATACTTTGCTGAGAGTATTTGCGACAGCCTTTACAAAAGCCGGTCTTCCTTTGACACTGGAGTTCGAATCCAGCGTTGATGATTGTAAGATAAGTGGGTCTTTTCTAGCCACTGACGTTCGTATGCTTCTCTGGATGTGTTGGACTATGTTGTGGGATTCCAGAACTTCAAGATGTAAAAAAGGCAAAGAAAATCTCTGTCTTCCAGATGTTAGTCACCTAATACTATCAGCAGTTTCTTCATGTACTCAAGTAGACAGTGGTTTGAATTTGTGGGATTGTGACATCTCAGCCTTGGAAGTTGAGCTTCCTGTTGGGAAGTTTCTTACCTGGGCATTGACAACAGTACCAAGCCTTACAGATTGCTTCACACAATTTGTTATTGCGAGACTTCAAAGTTCAGTTTCTTCAGAG CAGGATAACTCAGAACCTTCATCTTCATTATTAGAAATCCCTCCAAGAGATGTATGCGATATTCACCTACTGACTCATGGAAGAGCGTGGGCAATTTCTCTTACACTCAGTGGTACAATAAGTGCAGAGATTTTGAAACCGTACTTACCTAGTGACAGTGATGGGACATTGGAAAATCTTCTATACCG ATCTTCTCTTCATGGGAGAGGCTTGAACAGATTTTGGTCTAACATTGAGGGTTATCATGGGCCATTGctatttttagtttctgctacTTCTGGAGATCTCCATGGGGATGCTACCAGTAACAGAAAATGGATCATAGGTGCACTTACACAGCAGGGTTTTGAAAATAGGGATACGTTCTACGGAAGCTCTGGAAGTCTATATGCTATAAGTCCAACCTTCCATGTTTTTCCACCTTCTG GGAAAGATAAGAACTTTGTTTACAGCCGCTTGCATCCTACTGGCCGAGCCTATGAGCCACATCCCAAGCCTGTGGGAATTGCGTTTGGAGGAACCATCGGGAATGAAAGAATACACATAGATGAAGATTTTGCTAGAGTTACTGTTCGCCATCATGCAGCTGACAGAACTTACCAACCTGGTTCCCTTTTCCCATCTCAG GGTTTTCTCGCTGTTGAAGCTTTGATCTCTGAAGTTGAAGTCTGGGGATTGGGTGGGAGGACAGCAAAGAAAGTCCAAGCATCACATAAGAAAAGAGAGGAACTTTTCATTGAGCAAAGACGCAAG GTTGACTTGAAAACATTTGCAAGCTGGGAGGATTCTCCTGAGAAGATGATGATGGATATGATGTCCGACCCCAATGCAGTACGCAGGGAAGATCGCTAA
- the LOC110606072 gene encoding uncharacterized protein LOC110606072 gives MLKFLSKVRIEFNALDPRIASCMEFLAQCNARKAKESNPACQLLVKRRTDDHPPQITVTFVNGVEEVFDGTTVSAQTIRNMILEKGQFLETEQMFREAGEKWPVIIPEEERHQPAPGTKPRKAEEKKQ, from the exons ATGCTGAAGTTCCTATCAAAGGTGCGGATTGAGTTCAATGCCTTAGACCCTCGTATAGCCTCTTGCATGGAGTTCTTAGCCCAATGCAACGCCCGCAAGGCCAAGGAATCGAACCCTGCTTGCCAGCTTTTGGTCAAGCGGCGAACAGATGATCACCCGCCGCAAATCACCGTTACTTTTGTCAACGGAGTCGAGGAGGTTTTTGATGGCACTACTGTTTCTGCTCAAACCATAAGGAACATGATTTTGGAGAAGGGTCAGTTCCTCGAGACTGAGCAAATGTTCCGTGAAGCTGGGGAGAAGTGGCCTGTTATTATTCCAGAGGAAGAGCGCCACCAGCCTGCTCCTGGTACCAAG CCAAGGAAGGCAGAAGAGAAGAAGCAGTGA
- the LOC110606570 gene encoding zinc finger CCCH domain-containing protein 6 isoform X1 produces the protein MTVLTFQSLVCGQDRTQIDKLCEIMSSAFSISVDHLYGQYSVLTAYSHFTIRGFPFIYKDHTNVDWRKIFEYSVRLFLSEESPSQVGLGAQDHLQAKASWLSHPAGTTAEDTLPPGFEGLSANQLHAKSSDIPVIKWRCPPRFILDLTWQVVAGEESEEVEVQNQREMRVLEAVYPRTSAIPQNSTFSADLGDYRHSDQVPLIPITPFEDEDATDAPSDLMGSFNVPMSSQSQLLASGIPPPQCSISSISNTPVNEKPASGAIPGVEPDVIAAASAAFAAINKSNEQGGLVDNDLLIKILNNPKLIEKLIQDYAGESNGQNIPKPNASFVPSSDVPPPPPTLSEPSYLHMNRTDTSTTSSHVANSSGSVYAQPNGIGPVYISNAQVPLAAAPAPASSGSAVGVPQVKDVNYYKNLIQQHGGERHESPHQYGGRYSHQVGTNQEVLNPKSRDSKPKIMKPCIYFNSSRGCRHGANCAYQHDASSQQRSSSISEVQTAKRMKMDREISS, from the exons ATGACAGTATTAACTTTCCAATCGCTAGTATGTGGGCAGGACAGGACGCAAATAGATAAATTGTGTGAAATCATGTCGTCTGCGTTTAGTATTTCCGTCGATCATTTATATGGACAATACTCTGTTTTGACTGCATATTCCCATTTCACCATCAGGGGATTTCCCTTCATATACAAAGACCACACGAATGTGGATTGGAGAAAGATATTTGAATATTCT GTAAGGCTGTTCCTGTCGGAGGAATCTCCTTCACAAGTTGGGTTGGGTGCCCAAGATCACCTCCAAGCAAAAGCATCCTGGCTATCCCATCCAGCTGGCACAACTGCTGAAGATACTCTTCCTCCTGGTTTTGAAGGTCTTTCTGCCAACCAGTTGCACGCTAAGTCATCTGACATCCCCGTCATCAAATGGAGATGTCCTCCCAGA TTTATCTTGGACTTGACCTGGCAAGTGGTTGCGGGGGAAGAAAGCGAAGAGGTGGAAGTTCAAAATCAGAGAGAGATGAGAGTGCTTGAAGCTGTTTATCCTCGTACATCTGCCATTCCTCAAAA CTCTACTTTCTCCGCAGACTTGGGAGATTATCGACACAGTGATCAAGTGCCTTTGATTCCAATTACTCCCTTTGAAGATGAAGATGCAACTGATGCACCTTCTGATTTAATGGGATCATTTAATGTTCCCATGAGCTCACAGTCCCAACTATTAGCCTCTGGAATTCCACCTCCTCAATGCAGCATTTCTTCCATCTCTAATACTCCTGTCAATGAAAAACCTGCTTCTGGAGCTATCCCTGGTGTTGAACCTGATGTAATAGCTGCTGCATCGGCTGCCTTTGCTGCCATTAATAAGAGCAATGAGCAGGGAGGTTTGGTAGACAATGATCTGCTCATTAAAATTCTCAACAACCCAAAATTGATTGAGAAGTTGATTCAAGACTATGCAGGTGAATCCAATGGGCAGAACATCCCTAAGCCAAATGCATCTTTTGTCCCTTCATCAGATGTTCCACCGCCGCCTCCAACTCTATCGGAACCATCTTATTTGCACATGAATAGAACCGATACCAGCACAACTTCGTCGCATGTCGCTAATTCAAGCGGATCCGTTTATGCTCAACCAAATGGTATTGGGCCAGTGTATATCTCAAATGCACAGGTTCCTCTAGCTGCAGCTCCAGCTCCAGCTTCATCTGGTTCTGCTGTTGGAGTTCCGCAAGTGAAGGATGTTAACTATTACAAGAACTTGATCCAGCAACATGGAGGTGAAAGACATGAATCCCCTCATCAATATGGTGGCCGTTACAGTCATCAAGTTGGAACAAACCAAGAAGTACTTAATCCCAAATCAAGAGATTCGAAGCCCAAGATTATGAAACCTTGTATTTACTTTAACAGTTCAAGAGGATGTCGGCATGGCGCCAATTGTGCATACCAGCATGATGCATCTTCACAGCAACGAAGCAGTAGCATATCAGAGGTGCAAACTGCAAAGAGAATGAAAATGGATAGGGAAATTAGCAGTTAG
- the LOC110606570 gene encoding zinc finger CCCH domain-containing protein 6 isoform X2, giving the protein MRGLQRSKRVSWATDVNLCQVRLFLSEESPSQVGLGAQDHLQAKASWLSHPAGTTAEDTLPPGFEGLSANQLHAKSSDIPVIKWRCPPRFILDLTWQVVAGEESEEVEVQNQREMRVLEAVYPRTSAIPQNSTFSADLGDYRHSDQVPLIPITPFEDEDATDAPSDLMGSFNVPMSSQSQLLASGIPPPQCSISSISNTPVNEKPASGAIPGVEPDVIAAASAAFAAINKSNEQGGLVDNDLLIKILNNPKLIEKLIQDYAGESNGQNIPKPNASFVPSSDVPPPPPTLSEPSYLHMNRTDTSTTSSHVANSSGSVYAQPNGIGPVYISNAQVPLAAAPAPASSGSAVGVPQVKDVNYYKNLIQQHGGERHESPHQYGGRYSHQVGTNQEVLNPKSRDSKPKIMKPCIYFNSSRGCRHGANCAYQHDASSQQRSSSISEVQTAKRMKMDREISS; this is encoded by the exons GTAAGGCTGTTCCTGTCGGAGGAATCTCCTTCACAAGTTGGGTTGGGTGCCCAAGATCACCTCCAAGCAAAAGCATCCTGGCTATCCCATCCAGCTGGCACAACTGCTGAAGATACTCTTCCTCCTGGTTTTGAAGGTCTTTCTGCCAACCAGTTGCACGCTAAGTCATCTGACATCCCCGTCATCAAATGGAGATGTCCTCCCAGA TTTATCTTGGACTTGACCTGGCAAGTGGTTGCGGGGGAAGAAAGCGAAGAGGTGGAAGTTCAAAATCAGAGAGAGATGAGAGTGCTTGAAGCTGTTTATCCTCGTACATCTGCCATTCCTCAAAA CTCTACTTTCTCCGCAGACTTGGGAGATTATCGACACAGTGATCAAGTGCCTTTGATTCCAATTACTCCCTTTGAAGATGAAGATGCAACTGATGCACCTTCTGATTTAATGGGATCATTTAATGTTCCCATGAGCTCACAGTCCCAACTATTAGCCTCTGGAATTCCACCTCCTCAATGCAGCATTTCTTCCATCTCTAATACTCCTGTCAATGAAAAACCTGCTTCTGGAGCTATCCCTGGTGTTGAACCTGATGTAATAGCTGCTGCATCGGCTGCCTTTGCTGCCATTAATAAGAGCAATGAGCAGGGAGGTTTGGTAGACAATGATCTGCTCATTAAAATTCTCAACAACCCAAAATTGATTGAGAAGTTGATTCAAGACTATGCAGGTGAATCCAATGGGCAGAACATCCCTAAGCCAAATGCATCTTTTGTCCCTTCATCAGATGTTCCACCGCCGCCTCCAACTCTATCGGAACCATCTTATTTGCACATGAATAGAACCGATACCAGCACAACTTCGTCGCATGTCGCTAATTCAAGCGGATCCGTTTATGCTCAACCAAATGGTATTGGGCCAGTGTATATCTCAAATGCACAGGTTCCTCTAGCTGCAGCTCCAGCTCCAGCTTCATCTGGTTCTGCTGTTGGAGTTCCGCAAGTGAAGGATGTTAACTATTACAAGAACTTGATCCAGCAACATGGAGGTGAAAGACATGAATCCCCTCATCAATATGGTGGCCGTTACAGTCATCAAGTTGGAACAAACCAAGAAGTACTTAATCCCAAATCAAGAGATTCGAAGCCCAAGATTATGAAACCTTGTATTTACTTTAACAGTTCAAGAGGATGTCGGCATGGCGCCAATTGTGCATACCAGCATGATGCATCTTCACAGCAACGAAGCAGTAGCATATCAGAGGTGCAAACTGCAAAGAGAATGAAAATGGATAGGGAAATTAGCAGTTAG